The Pan troglodytes isolate AG18354 chromosome 15, NHGRI_mPanTro3-v2.0_pri, whole genome shotgun sequence genomic sequence aacctgatcTTCAGTTGAAGCAGCTGACTCAAAGGACTGACTATCATCTCAACATACTCATCTGTTAATAATATCTAAAAACACCAAGAAATCATTGCATATTCTGAAGAAGATAATGTCCTAAGTGGTCCCTGGACTCTAAATGATTAGCATTTAAGTTGTTTACTTCAGAAAAATACTTATGATCACCTGAAAATGAGTAGTAAAACATTTTGGCTATTATATAACAACGGCTGTCAATAATTGCAATCTTTCCCATTCCTTTTAACTCTATgggacagaaaaaaaagtaaaacaaaagtaataaCCTGCCTGTTCCTCCTGGTACAAAGAACATTTAGAAGTTGTTTAATTGATTTTGGGTAAGGTAGGCAATCACATTGGATAACTCCAGTCTGGATGGTTCTATATCCTCATTTGTAAATtaattgaaaacatatttatcgagttcctactatgtgccaggaattgtGCTATGTGCTAGAAATTAAAAGAAGTGgccttttaaaagattataatttGCTGAGGCAATTATGACTAAGAACCATATTCAAAAACCAAAATAATCAGGAAATTACCAATTCCATTTTACTTTTTAGGCTGTACTAATAGAAGCTAATACAAGTTTAGTACCTAACAATCATGGATTCAATTGTGCAGTGAACAATCTGGGGCTATATGACTTAATGCTCCAAAAGTAAAAGTTCTATGAAGAACTGAAGTAAACTTGTTGCTCAGTCATATCTAAGGTCTTCATGGCCATGTGAACCCAACTCCATGTAAAAACCAACTTACAAGACATTTTATGGAAGCTTCTGTGAAAACTGAACAGCACACTGggtctttaaataaaaatgaactagaCATGTAAAATTCAATCTTTCTTTTGTCATTTATCAAGTGATCTTTCACCATTTTAATTCAATCTCAACACCTTATAAAACATATTACtgatttgatattttctattaattGGGCTACTTGGCTGAAGTAACACGTTGTACATGTTCCAAAACAATTTGGAATGAGCATGTATACATTACACTAAGCTTTTCCTTCCCAGTGTTGTTATTTGTCCAACTACccataataaaagaaaaccatTATCCATCAACAACAAATAGAAGGCTTTCCAGCTTATAATATTCACGGATGCAAAGGCCAAAACAAAGTAGAAAATGCAGAACCAAGCAAGCAGATGATTTATCTTCCACCCTACCCCCTTccttatttctaaatgttttctttttaggaaAACAAAGTTAGAAAATTCATATAGTTAATACTATGAGATAACCGCAGTACTTACCTAAAGCTTTTTTTGTAAGAAATGTAAGGGATGTGAGCATATTTTACAACAATGTGTATGTAAGTATCCAACATTATTACAGTTTAAACATATAGCtaattctttcacattttcttgtatatttatacattttcatagtaaaatgtttgaaaaatattagtctaaaataaaaataatagtatcaGGGTTTTTCAACCTCAGCGCTATTAACATGTTGGCtgggataattctttgttatgggGGGCTGTCCTACATAGTCTAAGATATTTAACAATATCTTAGCACCCCTCAGTTCTaacaactaaaaatgtctccaaacattgctaaatgtcccctgggggaaggggaaagcaaaataaaactatcCCCAGTTAAAGAACACTGGTCTATAGGCAGGATTTATATTtgggggtaatttttttttctttttcttttttgagagggagtttcactcttgtcacccaggctggagtgcagtggtgcaatcttggctcactgcaacctccgccttcccaggttaaagtgattctcctgcctcagcctcccgagtagctgggattacaggcacctgctaccacgcccagctaatttttgtattttaatagagatgggggtctcaccatgttggccaggctggtctcgaactcctgacctcaagtgagccacctgccttggcctcccaaagtgctgggattacaggaattgggtgtaatttttatataaaatagattatGTATTTGTAtgcttctgcttttctttttattttttaaatttcatttttttattctttttcagagaagaggtctcactatatcacccaggctggtctcgaactcctgggctcaagcaatcctcacacctcggcctccgaaaatgctgggattataggcatgagctgctgcacctggcctgcttttcattaaaacttCAACCTATTTCtaaattgccatttaaaaaaaaattgaaagtttcCAAATTAAAccaaagtttgtttttctttttctttcttttacctttCATTGTATTTCCCAACAGTTGGTCTGCCTCAGACTCATATTCAGAGACAGAAACAGTGGTTTCTAAGAAAAACAGGGTATCGTTTTCCTTGGTGGATTCCGTGAAGTCTCTCGTACTTTGGAGCAAGTTCACAATGGAAACTTTCATGTCTTCCATCAGACTTGTGGGGGTAAAGGAACTTTGATCGGTGAAAGCAGGTGATCTCTCATTCCCATGCGCTATTAGCAGGGCTGTGCCCATGTGTGTTTCCCCTTCAGGCAGCCCCAGAGCCACCTGTGCAGCCTCTGTCCAAGGCTGGCCTCCTTCCATACCCTCATGGCTTACTTGTGCTGTCTGAGACATCTCCGTTCTCACCTGAGTCTCTTCATTGTCTCCAAGCTTGGGGGTCCTTATCCGGCTTACACTCTCTAATTTGGTGTCATCCCACTCATCACTTAAGGCAGAGGCAGCTGGAACAGCTGTGCTGACACTCACTGTGACTTCTGGGGCTCCCAGCAGACTATCAGTTTCTGGCTCAACACTCAGGGTGTACTCGGAAGTTTCGAGTGGTTGCTTGGTGGCAGCAGCCTGGGTGTTATCAGCTGTCATCTGTGAAGGCTTCTCCTTATCAGGGGTGAGGCTTCCAGGCTCACTGCCTGCTGTGGACTCAGCACCAGGAAAAGAAGTTGTCCTGTGGTCTGTGCCTGCTTCAAATTTCTCAGTCTTTGGATTGGTGGTTAGCATTTCCTTAGTATTCACATAGGATGAAGGTGAATGTCCCAAACCAACTCCTTCCTGACTTTCAGTTGCAAATGATTGATTATCCATATACTTCAGAAAACCTTTTGTGGTTTCTGTGATCTCTTCCACAATGGGCTGAAAGTTAGTGCTTGTAAGGAGTTCCTCCTTTTCATCAACAGTCAGAGAAGGAGTCACAGTGATAGCAATGGTTAACATGGCCTTGGCAAGTCCACTTTCAGGAGATATTCTCTCTGGCTGGCTGGAACCAAATACTTCTTCAGCTGAGGGGACACCTGACTCAGTAGCAGTGGAAACACCAGGGCGTTCA encodes the following:
- the ARMH4 gene encoding armadillo-like helical domain-containing protein 4 isoform X3, with protein sequence MRGSIVLHICLAFCSLLLFNVATQCLAFPKIERRREIAHVHAEKGQSDKMNTDDLENSSVTSKQTPQLVVSEDPMMMSAGPSATSLNKAFSINKETQPGQAGLMQTERPGVSTATESGVPSAEEVFGSSQPERISPESGLAKAMLTIAITVTPSLTVDEKEELLTSTNFQPIVEEITETTKGFLKYMDNQSFATESQEGVGLGHSPSSYVNTKEMLTTNPKTEKFEAGTDHRTTSFPGAESTAGSEPGSLTPDKEKPSQMTADNTQAAATKQPLETSEYTLSVEPETDSLLGAPEVTVSVSTAVPAASALSDEWDDTKLESVSRIRTPKLGDNEETQVRTEMSQTAQVSHEGMEGGQPWTEAAQVALGLPEGETHMGTALLIAHGNERSPAFTDQSSFTPTSLMEDMKVSIVNLLQSTRDFTESTKENDTLFFLETTVSVSEYESEADQLLGNTMKDIITQEMTTAVQEPDATLSMVTQEQVATLELIRDSGKTEEEKEDPSPVSDVPGVTQLSRRWEPLATTISTTVVPLSFEVTPTVEEQMDTVTGPNEEFTPVLGSPVTPPGIMVGEPSISPALPALEASSERRTVVPSITRVNTAASYGLDQLESEETGFHHVAQARLKLLGLRSLPASASQSVGITSVNSCTQPRKYLNSCLKWKLNPKHFATGV